ttataacatttaggTACATTCCTTATCTATTCTAGTCTATACACTATGAGATTCAACAACTAACTAAATCCTAATAATTGCTGACTAGTTATCGTAACTACACCGAAAAGCACGCGGGAACATTGAGCAGAATCAGAGTCAGTATACATGATATGGATTTGGGGAGAGATGTGGCCCAGATCCTCTACAGAATCCCGCAGGCATTCGAGTGCATCCGGTGCGAGTGACGTCCGTTTCCGTGTCCAAAGCCACTGCAGCACTGATGGGTTATTCCGCCGCGCGGGGAGTGCTGGAAACTCTGGCTGTTGCTCATCTTGGGCTCCAGGTGATGGCAGCTGGGAGCATGGCTGTGCCTGGGGATCGAAtggtatatttaattaatttaaaatatttataattaaatcattttcacCCACCCATGACTGCAGAGCCCGGAGTCTGAGATGGAGCTGGGCATCAGACGCTGTTGCtgtggcggcggtggtggcagGAAGAGTGGACAACCACCGGCGGCCATGTCGCCGCCACCACCTCCGTCATGACCGAAGAGGGCCAGCCGCATGTTGGCCGCCTTCGTGGCCGACTGCGACTCTACTTCGTGGACCTCTTCGATCATCTTGTCCAGCTTTTCCATGGCCTTTGTTTGCTTGGCGGCCAGGAAGGCCTTGCGCGCCGCCTTTGACATGGAATGGGGTCTGgaaaaatcaattgatttaagatctttatcattatctttatacccttgcagagggtattatgattacagtcagaagtttgcaacgcaatatagactagccatgtccgttcgtctgtccgtctgtccgtccgtttctacgcaaactagtctctcagtttttaagctatcgggataaaacttacccaaaagtcttctttctattgcaggtagtataatataatatactataatataatataatatagtatAACTATatacaactatatcttatagctacCATAGGAAAgtccgaaaaaaaaacgttaaaaaaatctagcttcggtgttttttgaactattaaattctactcttgggaatgttattttttaaatatttatgaattccaaattatgaattttcgGCTGGCCAAAGCTAGCTTCATTCTTGTTATTTATAAAGCTCACCTAGCTGGCGCCGAGTTCGAGCGATGAGGAGGCGGCGAGTGCAGGGAAATGGATGAGACCGAATCCTTGGAGCCCGGCCGTTTGGGATCGCTTTTGCTGGTACTCGCCTGCACCACCTGCACTGCCTGCACTGGTGGCGACTTGGATCGCATGGGACACACCACGGCGGCAGTTGGAGTAGCTGCATccaggctgctgctgttggagaAGGTGATTTTCCTAATGAATGTGGAGTTGGCTAAAGGTTCTTTAACACTCCACTCAAAACTTACTTGAGCTTGGCTGCCTTGTCGCGATCCAAAGATGCACTGCTGCAGCTGGCCGTCTCTCTGGCCGGAGCCGTCGAAGGCGGTGTCAGTTGATCCATGGCGGCCAGTTCCTCCGGCGTAAACTTATCCGGATTACTGGGCCTCGGCTTTGGTGGCGCACTGCCAATCCGGAATGGAGGCGTCGGACTGAAGCCACAAGGGGGcggattgttgttgttgttggccagGGAACCGCGAGAGATTTGCAGATCCTCGAGAAACTCCTCGGTGTCCAGGATGAGTGAGCCGAATATATCCGAGGGAGTGCGCATAAAAACGTGGCCAGTGGAATTGGAGCGGGATTCGCGGCGTTTTTCCTGATCCGGATAGGAGTAACCGGCATTGCCCCTCACGGGAGAATTGGCCACGCTGCGGCGAGCGACGTCCTTGAAGGTTACGGGTGAGTAGATGCGACTGTTGCGGTCATCTGGAGGTGCCCCTGCTCCAGCGGGAGCTCCTCCTCCGGCATCTGCGACTACCGCTGATCCCCCAGCTCCTTGGGCTCCAGTTAATCCCTCCGCCACCACCGCCTGATGATGAAGCGACATGTGAGCCGCTGCAGCGGCTGTAAGCACCAAACCGGAAATGCTGGACGAGGGGGCCACCACATCCACTGAAGGAACAGTAGCGGGAGGAATCGTAACGGAAACGGGAGCCAAGGGAGTCAACGGCTTGGCCACCGGTGGCATAATGGCCTTCGTCTTGGGAGTGGGTGTTGGCGGAGCCGGAGAGATCGGATGAACCTGCAGAGCCGCCGTCAGCTGGAGAGGCAACCTGTTCTCGCGCTCCTCCAACCAGTAAGTGCCCATGGTGCCCTTGCCCTTCACATCGATCTCCCCGCGCTCAAGGATCTTGTAGTTGGGACCGATAAGGATCTTTGTGGACTCCGAAATGTGCACCTTCATGGCAATGCTCGTGGACTCCATGCGAGAGGCGGTATTTACGGTATCACCAAAAAGGCAATAGCGGGGCATCTTTAGGCCCACAATGCCCGCCACCACGGCGCCCGAGTGGACACCCACACCTGGAGGGGATTACGAGATCATTAACGAATCACCTTAGGTAAACCCACTTACGTATCCTCAAGTGCTGGCCCGTCGAGGGATCCTTGAGATCGGTTATCGCATCCACCATATCCAGGGCCATATCACAGACTCGCTCGGCGTGATTGGCATCCTTGTCCGGGGCCCCCGCCACCACCATGTAAGCATCTCCAATGGTCTCCACCTGGGGTACTTATTTATTAAGACTGGGATACGTAATAGTGAAATAAATCCCACCTTGTACACCGAGTTCCGTTCCGTCAGCTTGTCGAAGATCGAGTACATGGCATTAAGCATGGACACCACCTCCATTGGAGTGATGCGACTGCAGATCTCCGTGAAGGTCACGATGTCGGAAAACAGAATGGAGACACTATCAAACATCTGcagggaaataaaataatgtttgataataatatttgagATATTCAATTGATCCAAACGTACCTCACAAGTATCAATGGGATTCTCGCCCCGTCTTAGACGATCAGCAACCTGTTTGGGTATCATCTGATAAAGAAGTTCATCGGTTC
This portion of the Drosophila takahashii strain IR98-3 E-12201 chromosome 3R, DtakHiC1v2, whole genome shotgun sequence genome encodes:
- the Gyc88E gene encoding soluble guanylate cyclase 88E, with protein sequence MYGLLLENLSEYIKSVYGEEKWEDIRRQAGIDSPSFSVHQVYPENLLQKLAKKAQQVLGVSEREFMDQMGVYFVGFVGQYGYDRVLSVLGRHMRDFLNGLDNLHEYLKFSYPRMRAPSFICENETKQGLTLHYRSKRRGFVYYTMGQIREVARYFYHKEMHIELVREEILFDTVHVTFQLTFDNRAFTLASLAMTREEKHLPISAHVLFEIFPFCMVFGADMVVRSIGNSLMVILPELLGKKITAWFDLVRPLIAFKFQTILNRTNNIFELVTVDPVTERFDVQNEDLLQHEDGSEPEKSLRLKGQMVYMENWRMIMFLGTPVMPDLTSLITTGLYINDLSMHDFSRDLMLAGTQQSVELKLALDQEQQKSKKLEESMRLLDEEMRRTDELLYQMIPKQVADRLRRGENPIDTCEMFDSVSILFSDIVTFTEICSRITPMEVVSMLNAMYSIFDKLTERNSVYKVETIGDAYMVVAGAPDKDANHAERVCDMALDMVDAITDLKDPSTGQHLRIRVGVHSGAVVAGIVGLKMPRYCLFGDTVNTASRMESTSIAMKVHISESTKILIGPNYKILERGEIDVKGKGTMGTYWLEERENRLPLQLTAALQVHPISPAPPTPTPKTKAIMPPVAKPLTPLAPVSVTIPPATVPSVDVVAPSSSISGLVLTAAAAAHMSLHHQAVVAEGLTGAQGAGGSAVVADAGGGAPAGAGAPPDDRNSRIYSPVTFKDVARRSVANSPVRGNAGYSYPDQEKRRESRSNSTGHVFMRTPSDIFGSLILDTEEFLEDLQISRGSLANNNNNPPPCGFSPTPPFRIGSAPPKPRPSNPDKFTPEELAAMDQLTPPSTAPARETASCSSASLDRDKAAKLKKITFSNSSSLDAATPTAAVVCPMRSKSPPVQAVQVVQASTSKSDPKRPGSKDSVSSISLHSPPPHRSNSAPARPHSMSKAARKAFLAAKQTKAMEKLDKMIEEVHEVESQSATKAANMRLALFGHDGGGGGDMAAGGCPLFLPPPPPQQQRLMPSSISDSGLCSHGHSHAPSCHHLEPKMSNSQSFQHSPRGGITHQCCSGFGHGNGRHSHRMHSNACGIL